The window TTCTTGATTGAAGGAAGAATATATCATGGCCACTTTTCAGAAATTCAAGCTCTTGGCGACACAGTGTGCGGTTGCAGGTAGCCCTACTAGAAGCCCAGCCACCAGCCCAGTAAATGTAATCCACATCCGCAGGAAGAGAACCCTTCGAATGCTGCTCGGCCGCGCTGGTGGGAGAAGGCTCCCGGAGTGTCCGGATGAGGGCTCTCCTAATCGGAGGGACAGTAGCGATGAAGGGAGCTCGCCGGAGAAAGGGGAGAAGTTGTCTGCCAGGAACAAGCTCAAGGATTTGTTTGTGTCGTCGCCGCCGGCTTTCGGAGAGAGGGCCTCTGAGAATGTCCGGGAAAGGTTGTTGACAACGAGCAGCGTATCCGATGACGGCGTCAGGGGGGCTGCGTACCGCTCGCTGCGTCCTCTTTCGGCGACGATTCGACAGCGGTTGATGAGGAGAGCGTGGCGGCCGTTGCTGGTCGCCATACCTGAGTAAATGTAATAGTACTGTGAAGTGAAATTTTGTACGAACATTAAAATTTGTTGTCCTGTTCTTCTATGGTGTATTACCACACGTGCTATTTTGTCTCTGTCTTCTACTCCATAATTTCAATCATAAATTAATTACTTGGTGGAGAAATTCAAATGTTATTATTAatggtattttaaatttttactctTAGAAATGTTGCTATTAAAATTGGATTATTTGtgttattttacatttttactCTTAGAAATGTTGCTATTAAAATTGGATTATTTCTGTTATATATGTAGATTATAgataaacaatttttatttattttttttaaaaaaaattatgatttgatttgatttaaataaatttattaatatcaatGGAATAAATTTAACTTtgcggaattttttttattagttattgttGTTCTCGAGTTCAATTATTATAAGAATGTAGCCTTATGGAAGAAACTAATacctaaaatataatttttgaattgttAAGGAATATCAAACTCCGTACTAATTTGAACTTAAAATTGGATCTAAATAAAAAGAAGTGAAAATTTAGAGGGCAAAGAATATCTTTTTGACCAGCATGAAAGCAAGGAAGAAGACAGGGAGTGGGGGGCATTGTGctcttttgaaaaatattaaagtaAAAGAAATATTATTGACCTTTTTAGAAATTCTCCAAGAGATTTgattatgataaattttatacTAATGTAtgaaacaaaatttaattaaaactacttgatattttgattatttggtAGTTTTTATTTATGTTGTAGTTTCGGTCTTATTTTTCGCAATTATATTTGGTATTAAATATGTTCTGTCTAAAATTTTTCTATAGTAAATTAGTTACATAAGTTTGTAATATAGATATTTGGATAGTGGCACTTGTGTACAACATGGTTTCTAATTTTCTATGATATTAAgtagtatattttaaaaaaaaattggagttGCCGGTATTTCACCTGAAACAGCTACGGACATTTTAGATTCCGTTTTTTTTACCTCACAATAACTCGTGATTTAATCTCATATAGATGATAAATCTTTCATCTGTAAATTcaattaatgaaattttaaaaaaatgattttggtcaacttttttttttaatctatattctttatttttttttttattttttgatctaTATTCTTTATATATGCAAACGTATAGGAcaattcttaaaaaattataaacaaagGCATAGTTCAATACATGGGACACTTGAAAAAAAATGAGGTCATTATATACGAAATCTCCttctatttaaattttgaatccaAGAAATTAATCACTTCATGCATTAATTAATCACTGGTCATACAACCGAATGAAGCACAAACCAAATACACAAGTACATTGAGGACTAACACTGCATATATTAGATTTTCTTGGCCTCATCTTCCATTGGATCACGAAGAGTTCCGAACATCCAGTCCATCCATATCGTGTAGTGGCCATAGTTGTGACGATAAGTGGTGTGATGAATTGTGTGGTACCCTGCGCCCATCACAGGCCATAGTTTCCCGTGTATGCAGTCGTGAATATTTGCAGTCCATATGGCCTCGATAAATAAAAGTGCTATGTGTGTGGTAAAATGCACTGGTATCAAAAAGAGAGCTATGACATGAGGTACCGCCTGTAATATCCCATCGAGCGGGTGAAAAGCCAGACCTATTCCAAATaaagtaaagaataagtatccagtTGATGAACAAGTGTTAATTTCCAAGGATAAACATGAAGAAAATATAATCAGCAGACACATACAGAGGCTGCTTCTTATGCATAATTCAATGAGGGTGTGTTAGATCAAACGATTCAAGAAAATGTAATCTGAACTCATTAGTAAATTGCAAATTCTCTTTTCAAAAGCTGCCTTCAATAATGATGATGTACTCCGAAGTTCTCAAACTGAATCCATTTTAAATTATGTCTAAGATCCTTTACTTAATAAAGGAACTTCAATCTATGAACACACCAGGCGAAAACAAAGGTCACAAATCCTAAAGTTTGCCTCATTATAACTCATGTGCTCATGTTCAACAGAGATCTGCGAGAAAATTGTAAAGtgacaaatatataaaatttttgaatatatttaaCTAAATTTGTTTTTATGCTGTCAAAGACTCAAAGTCTACTCTTTATGTAATTTCTCTAAGATCCTTATGTAATTTCTCTAAGACcaaaaatgcaaaaaataaattacacacGATCTTTGCATAACTCGAGTGTGGCTATTTCATTGAAAGACTTAATAGGAGATATGaaagacaaaataaataagaaCTTACCAGCAAAGGGAGAAAGTGTATTTTGCTTGTTATAAATGTGATGAGTGGCATGAAGATACTTATAAAGTGGTTTTATGTCATGTAATTCCCGGTGCATCCAATAAATCCCAAACTCCACGATTACTAGATAGATAATCGTATAGCAAAGGTAAGGAATCCACCCAACATCACATATCCTCGAATAACACTTTGTCCATCCATGTTCAATCATGTATTCAGATAATGTCGGAAGAGCACAGTACCATGGCATGGCTTTCATGGCAACTCCTATCTGCAAAAGCATGGCATTTTTCGAGGGAATGGAATCTGTAAAAAACAGGTTATCATGGACATCATTCCTTACACCAAgttaaattaagaatttatataCTGGTCTCAAGATTTGTTCCCAAAAATTGGGTGGAGCCGAGGGGCGATCTAATGTAATTGCAGGATGAAATATGAATTCCTAGAAAAACATCAAACAAAATCTCGAATTATTTTACAAGCAAAACGTGTATCGCGCAGACCAAGATAAGATCTGCCCcttgatttatatttttcacAAGTGATCTCACATAGCCAATGAACGTGACTTTGTATGAGAGAGTTAAATTTAGCTATGCACGTAAGAAAGCAGAAACCATTGACATGATAGACATTATAGTAATTTAGAGAACCTTAAGAACCTGGCTCCaaataacttcaaaataaaaggCACGAGAAGAGCCATCTAATGTAATTGCAGGGTGGAACCTGTATTCTTAGAAAAACatcaaataaaatctcaaaaaaaatttacatgtgAAAAGTGTATCACGTTTACCTGGATAAGATCTTCCCCTTGATTTCTACTTTCACAACTAATCTTACACAGCCAATAAATCACAACACAACTTTGAATGAGAGTTAAATTCAGTTCTATGCACACAAAAAGTGGAAGCGATTGACGTGATAAACACTAGAGTAATTTGGAGAACCTTAAGAACCTGACTCTCTTATCTTACCCTGCAAATCGCCTTTACAGTACTCCAAGATAAAACATGCAGAGAAGAGCCTTAACTTTCCATCATTTACCAGTGATATGTTCGATAATAACTTTAAGATATGGATAAAATTGGGACAGCCAACTGGAACATGGGTCATATTTCATCAAAGAAAATACCATGGAATAGAGTACATGCTCCCCACATATTTTTTGGGGAAATGACAGTTTCAACAAAAATAGAGAAACCATTCATGTCACTTGATAAACTTGCTCAGCAGATTTTTTGAATGCGGAGAATTATCCTGGTTAGCTttatcaacatctcaataattgATTCAAAAGTTTAACAAGATTCATGATACAGATAAGGCCAGTAAGAGAACGAAATCCAGTAGATACAAAAATTACTTCaaaaataatcaacaaaaaaaaaatccaaataattatatGTCAGGTATAACAATCGAGAACATGTGTTTACTACTGTGTAGCGGAAAAGATTCAGaaattgaatttcaaatgacagtTGACGATATATTCAGATCCAAGTTTAAGCAGCAAAAGTGAAACTGAACAGAACTACATAGGCAGCAGATTAAACAAAGAAACACCCTCAACCCATCCGCCTCTTCAAGAAAAAGAAGCAAAACAAAGCAAGAAACAACGCATTAATCACCATTATTGAACAAAATCGGCATAAGCTTTATACCCCCAAATATATATATANATTGCGCTTCAAGTAGTAGATATAGAAACACCACAAAATCCCAGAGATAAAATAAAGCAAAGTGCCTCCAACGTAGTTCCGTAGCCACCCTCTGTAGAAGTGAGGTAATGCAGCGCACCACTTCTCCGGAAGCATTGACCCCAATACGATGTCATTGTACCATGAGGTTTCCTCCACGAACAAATTCAAGTAATCTTCCTCCATTAGACCTCGGTTCCGGTGCCGGCGTCTCGTGTCCCGACCGCCGGCGGAGATTTTTTGTTGCTAATGATAATGAGAAAAATGATGTGGAATGGAGAGATTAATACACTGTACTAGTGAGATTCTCGGGTTTTACTTTGCCAGAGCAAATTACCTTATGCCAGAGCATAATCTTGCCTAATCTCCTATTTGCCCTCAGTAAGATTTAAGTTTCTTGCTGTCAACGAGTAAAGTGGAGAATTCAATTTGATTTTGTAGTAATATGTGATTTAGTTAATcaaatttaagtattttattataattttaattcttAAAATTGCGTTGAGGATTTCtaaaggaaatttttttatttgcaaaTTTCAATATGCATATGTTATAATAAGATAACTAACAGttgcttttattttttattattattttttattacaacacacGCGAGGAGGGGATATCGAACCCAGAGACCGGTTAATTTGACAGGAGGTGAGACCACTGGACTACAAGCTTGGTCTCAATTATCAGTTGCTTTTAGAAATAAAAAGTTTCGTGTATTGTTCAGAGCACAGTTCAATAAGTGGTTGCTTTTGCTACAAtacgtttaatttttttaatgaaaaaaatagatGTTTATATTATTAGCATgatatcaaaatattgagtaggttttttgtgagacggtctcacgaatctttatctgtgaaacggatcaacactaccgatattcataataaaaaataatactcttagcataaaaaattgaGTTGGTCtaatatgagaccgtctcacggatcttaatctgtgagacgggtcaatcctacccatattcacaacaaaaagtaatactcttagcatagaaagtaatactttttcatggatgacccaaataagagatccgtctcacaaatacgacccgtgagaccgtctcatacaagtttttgcctaaaaagtaatactttttcatggatgacccaaataagatatctgt of the Primulina huaijiensis isolate GDHJ02 chromosome 1, ASM1229523v2, whole genome shotgun sequence genome contains:
- the LOC140957714 gene encoding uncharacterized protein; this translates as MATFQKFKLLATQCAVAGSPTRSPATSPVNVIHIRRKRTLRMLLGRAGGRRLPECPDEGSPNRRDSSDEGSSPEKGEKLSARNKLKDLFVSSPPAFGERASENVRERLLTTSSVSDDGVRGAAYRSLRPLSATIRQRLMRRAWRPLLVAIPE
- the LOC140974769 gene encoding delta(7)-sterol-C5(6)-desaturase isoform X1 translates to MLLQIGVAMKAMPWYCALPTLSEYMIEHGWTKCYSRICDVGWIPYLCYTIIYLVIVEFGIYWMHRELHDIKPLYKYLHATHHIYNKQNTLSPFAGLAFHPLDGILQAVPHVIALFLIPVHFTTHIALLFIEAIWTANIHDCIHGKLWPVMGAGYHTIHHTTYRHNYGHYTIWMDWMFGTLRDPMEDEAKKI
- the LOC140974769 gene encoding delta(7)-sterol-C5(6)-desaturase isoform X2, translating into MEEDYLNLFVEETSWYNDIVLGSMLPEKWCAALPHFYRGWLRNYVGGTLLYFISGILWCFYIYYLKRNXYIYLGVDSIPSKNAMLLQIGVAMKAMPWYCALPTLSEYMIEHGWTKCYSRICDVGWIPYLCYTIIYLVIVEFGIYWMHRELHDIKPLYKYLHATHHIYNKQNTLSPFAGLAFHPLDGILQAVPHVIALFLIPVHFTTHIALLFIEAIWTANIHDCIHGKLWPVMGAGYHTIHHTTYRHNYGHYTIWMDWMFGTLRDPMEDEAKKI